The sequence GCTGGAGTAGAAGGGCTTCCTCGCCGTTGTCGTAGATGCCGCCGCCGAGTCCGCTGGCGGTGTTGCGGGTGATGGTGCTGTGGACGATCTCGGAGAGGTCGCCGTCGTTGTCGACGCCCCCACCGTCGGTAGCGGTGTTGTCGCTGATCAGGGTGTGGCTGATAGTGGCGGAGCCCTCGTCGTTGGAGAACCCACCGCCGGTGGTGCCGGCGGTGTTGTTGGTCAGCTTCGACTTGCTGATCGCGAAGGTGCCGTGGTCGCTGGAGACGCCGCCGCCCTCATCGCCGGCGGTGTTGCGGGTGATGGTGCTCTTGGTGATCGTGACTTTGCTCCGGTCACCCCAGACGCCGCCGCCGTCGCCGTTGCCGCCCAGGGTCATGTTGTCCCGGACGGTGACGCGTTCGAGGGTCAGTCGGGTGCCTTCGCCAGCGCGGATGCCGCCGCCGTCGTCGTTGTTGCCCTCGAGCCTTCCGCCGGCGACGGTGAGGTCTTTGAGGGTGAGGTCGCCGCCGGTGATGACCTCGAAGATGCGGAAGTTGTCGGCGGCGGCGGCCCGGATGATGGTGGCGCCCTGGCCGTAGATCGTGATCGGCTGGAAGACCGGGGGTAGTCCGTTGTCGTCCTGGTTGACCGTCAGGGTGTAGACGCACTTCTCGGCGAGGCGCAGGGTGCCGCCGCCGGCCTGGTTCGCCGCGGTGATGGCGGCGATCAGCGCGTTGGGGTCGCAGGGCACCGGGGTGCCCTTGTCCTTCCCGTCACCATGGCCATCACCCTTCCAGCCCGAGTGACCGGCCTTTCCCCAGTCACCACCCCACTCGCCGTCGACCTTCGACCACTCACGGTGCGGCTGGCCACCAGTGACCTCGCGGTCGGGCGAGGGCTGGTACGCGGTGGCCGATCCAGCGCCGGCCAGGCCAGCGACTCCGGTGAGGGCCACGGCGCTGACCGCCGCGACGGCGCGGGGTGCGCGGCGTCGACCGCGCACCCCGGACGGGCGGGGGAGTCTCCTGCTCTGCAACATCGTCGTTCATCGCTTTCTGTGCGGGTCGGTCCGGGCGGTACCCGGGTGCGGTGGCAGCGGTGGTGACGCCACAACAGGAGTCAAGTACACAAAAACCCCCTAAGCCACGCAAAGACCTCAAAGACGAATCAAACGTGTGAAACTGGCACACATAGGGTGGTTCTGGTGGTCGAAGCCGCTGAGATGCACTCCCGTACCAACCACGCGGCCGGCCGATGGTGTGGACCGCCCGCCTGGCAGGCGGGGTGCTCATCCGACTGTCCGCTGCTCCCGACGAGGCGGCCGGGGAAGCTCCTGGAGTGCGAACACGCGACAGTTGCCTAGACGGTCTCACCAGACGGGCGGGTCAACGGCGACCTGCACCTGCCCGATCCCCTGGCGGCGCCCTCAACGCCAGGATCGAAGGCGCGCCAGGGGGCACGACGTCGACGATGGCCGCGACTCCGTCAGTTGCGGGGCCAGACCCGCACCGGTACTCGCGGGAACGCCGCCGTCAGGAACTGCTCGGTGAGGCCGTCGCGCACGGTGGCGTCCGGCCAGGCGTCGAGCACCTCGGGCAGGGTGCGGTGACCAACGGTGAGATGCAGCAGGGCACCTGGTGGAATGGCGGCATGGGGACTTGCGTCAGCGCTCGGACCCGCCACGCTGCTCCGTCTCGCCGTCACCGCCGTCAGCTCACCGTCGTCGAACTCGAGGTGAGCGCTCGCGGTGTAGGTGTCTATCACGAGTGTGGGCTCGGGCCACCGCAGATCGGCCGCCTGCCAACGGCTGCGTAGCAGCGGGGCGAGGCGGGCAAGCAACTCGATGGGGTCGCCGGTTCGGGCGTACCAGGCTCCGGGGCGCGCTGGTATCCCGCTGGGCCCGATCCGGGCCAGGAGATGGTCCGCGTCGAGCAGCGGGCGCACTGCATGGAACGGACGCTGGGCCGTCGCGGCGTAGCGCCGACCAACCTGGCCGAGATAGGCGTACATCGCGGCGGCGGCCTCCGGCCAGCGCTCGGCAGGCTCGCAGGTCGCGGCGAACACGGTCAGCTTTCCCGCCGCGGAGAGCGCGGTACCGTGCACGAGATATCCCTGGACGTGCGCGCCGTGCAGCAGTACGGCAATCTCACGGCGAACGACATCCTCCGCACGGCGGCCCACAATCTCGTACCGCCAGACGGCGGCGTCGCGTGGGCAGACCAGGGCGTCCCCGTCTGCCTGCCGTCGGTCGAGGTCGGCAAGGGCGTCTGCGTCGGCCGCGGTGGCGGAGCGGACGGTCCACCGTCCCTGGTGGGCGTCCGGTAGGGCGGTGGCCGGCACGGTCGGTGCGCCGCTGTTGGTCAGGGCGTAGTCGTAGCCAAACCGGCGGTAGAAGTGCGGAATCCCTTCGATGATCTGGAGTGGCACGCGATCAGTCGCGCAGCGGTCGTGCAGCGCGGCGAGTAGCCGTTCGGTGAGCTGGTTGCCGCGATGTTCCGGTGCCGTGCCCACCAGCTCGACCTGGATCACCGGCAGCCGAATTCCGGCCAGGCTCCACTCCTGACGAAGACCGACCAGACTGGCCGCCAGGCGACCGGTGGCGGTGTCCTCCACGACCAGGAAGTCGTCGAGTGTGACCGAGGGATGCCCGCTCAGTAGATCGTGGACCCACGCGGTGATCCCCGCGTGTGGTTCTCCGCCGGTGGTCGCCTGCAGTTGAACGGCCGCCTGTAGTCGCGCGATCTGATCAACGTCCGACTCGCGACCACGCCGAATCCTGTAACGGTCACTTAGGCTTGTCATGCCTTACGTTCTACCGTCAGGTGATCGCTCGTAGGACGTGACGCCGCACACGTCGGGTGCGCAAACAGTGCAGCAGCCCACGGCGTTCGACAGCAGAGGTGCGGTTGCGGGGTGACGCCGTAGCGGCTTCGTGGTCGGACCGGGGTTGGGGGGAACGTGGCGCGGGCGGTGAGGTGGCCTGCCAGGTCCGCCGCGACGCGGATGCCGTGTTCGTCAGGAAAGGAACGGTCGTGCAGGCGGACGGACACTGTCGGGTCGTTGTGGCAGCGGACTATCACGGCGGATGTCGTCGTCCTTCACGTCCTCCGGGGTAGCGGTTCCAGGTGCCACCACCACCAGTAGCGGTGGGTGGTGGTGGAGTGATCAAAACAACGCAAATAGTTGATCTAGGCCCGCACCCGGGTGACTGCTCGTGATGGCGGGGTCGCCGTAGCACCCGCTTGCGTAGCGGGTTGCGGTCGTCGATGAAGAGCCGGTCGAGGGCTGGTGGCTCTCGGCGTGTTGCTGAGATCCGTGGCGCTGGGCTGGTCGCGGGTCGGCGGGGTCATTCCGGGGTTGGGTTCGCTGGTTGTGCTGGCGGGTGTGGGACGAGGTCGGCGATGTGCTGGGCGAGGTATCGGCGCATCGGGTCGGGCATGGGTGTGCCGGTGAGTGTTTCGTGGAGCCAGAGGCCGTTGGCGGCGAGGCGCGCGATCAGCGCGCGGAGCTGGTCGGTGGTCAGGGGTGGGGTGTGTGGTGTGGGTGGTGTCCAGCGGTTCATCACGTCGATGAATGGCGTGCTGGTCGCGGGTTCGGTGGTGGTGTGGAAGATGAGTTCGAGTTCGGCGCGGGTGGCGCTGTGGGCGGTGACGGTGGCATAGGCGGTGAGCCGTTGGGCTGCGCTGATCGTCTCGGCGGGGCCGCCGGCCGCGTTGGTCATCGCGGCTTCCCATTGGGTGGCGAGGCGCTCCTGCACGGCGTGTAGGAGCGCCTCGCGGGTGGAGAAGTGGTAGACGAGTCCTGCTTTGGTGATGCCGGCTTCCTCGGCGACGGTCTCGTACGTGACGGCCGTGACGCCGTCACGTTCGATGACGCGTAGGGCGGCATCGAGGATGAGGATCCGCTTGCTCGGTCGCATGGTCGGCCATTCTGCCGTTAGTGCTCGGCGGGAATGACGCCGGATGCAGTGCCGGGGCCGTGGTGACGCAGGAGTCGTCCGGTGAGTGCCGCGCCGGCGGTGAGGGCGACGGCCACGACAGCGATAGTGATCAGGTAGCCGATGTCGTAGGCGGTGTGCGCGGCGGTGATGACGGCCTGGTCGCCGCCGGCTGCGGCGAGGGCGTCGGGCAGGCTGTCGCCGGCCACGGTGGGCGCGCCGGGCGGGAGGCGGACCACGGTGGTGTAGACGACGGTGACGAGGCTGCCGAGCAACGCGACGGCGGTCAGCGCCCCGAACTCGTAGGAGGTTTCCCCGACGGACGCCGCCATGCCGGCGCGGCGGACGGGGGCGTTGCCGACGATCGCGGTGGAGGCGACGGACATCGTCGCGCCGAGTCCGGCGCCGGTGACGATCATTCCGGTGACCAGGACGGGGAGGCCAGCGTGCAGGCCGAGGGCGACGAGGATGACGCCGGGGACGGCGAGGGTGAGGCCGCCGGTGATCAGTGGCAGCAGCCCGGTGCGGTGCAGGACCGCGCCGCCCAGCAGCGCGGTCGGCAACGCGCCGGCCGCGACCGCCGCGACCAGCAGGCCCGCTTGCAGGGGGGTGAAACCCGCGACGAGCTGGA comes from Salinispora tropica CNB-440 and encodes:
- a CDS encoding GNAT family N-acetyltransferase; its protein translation is MTSLSDRYRIRRGRESDVDQIARLQAAVQLQATTGGEPHAGITAWVHDLLSGHPSVTLDDFLVVEDTATGRLAASLVGLRQEWSLAGIRLPVIQVELVGTAPEHRGNQLTERLLAALHDRCATDRVPLQIIEGIPHFYRRFGYDYALTNSGAPTVPATALPDAHQGRWTVRSATAADADALADLDRRQADGDALVCPRDAAVWRYEIVGRRAEDVVRREIAVLLHGAHVQGYLVHGTALSAAGKLTVFAATCEPAERWPEAAAAMYAYLGQVGRRYAATAQRPFHAVRPLLDADHLLARIGPSGIPARPGAWYARTGDPIELLARLAPLLRSRWQAADLRWPEPTLVIDTYTASAHLEFDDGELTAVTARRSSVAGPSADASPHAAIPPGALLHLTVGHRTLPEVLDAWPDATVRDGLTEQFLTAAFPRVPVRVWPRN
- a CDS encoding TetR/AcrR family transcriptional regulator; the protein is MRPSKRILILDAALRVIERDGVTAVTYETVAEEAGITKAGLVYHFSTREALLHAVQERLATQWEAAMTNAAGGPAETISAAQRLTAYATVTAHSATRAELELIFHTTTEPATSTPFIDVMNRWTPPTPHTPPLTTDQLRALIARLAANGLWLHETLTGTPMPDPMRRYLAQHIADLVPHPPAQPANPTPE